DNA sequence from the Halorussus sp. MSC15.2 genome:
CTAGGCCGGACGAGTCTCGACCCGAACGCGATACCACTGCCGTTCTACGCGGCGATTCCGTCCACGCCGCTGTTGATACCCGGCATCGTCGCCCGCAAGGAGGAAGAGCGGATAAAGGAGCGCGACGAGGAGTTCACCAGTTTCATCCGGGCGCTGGGCGCGACCGAGAGCGCCAAACAGAGTACGACCACGAAGGTCTTAGAGAGCCTGCGGGGCAAGAACTTCGGGGCGCTCAGCGAGAACGTCAGCGACCTCTACAAACGGCTCAACATGCGCATCGAACCCGCGATGGCGTGGCGACACTTCACCGCCGACTCGCGGTCGTACCTCATCCAGAAGTTCAGCGAGATGTTCCTCGTCGGCAGACAGATGGGTGGCGACCCGAAGAAACTCGGCGAACTCATCTCCGCCAACATGAACGAGGTCATCCAGTTACGCGAGCGCCGCGCCCAGTCCACCGTGACTCTCATCGGCGTCCTCTACGGGATTACCGCGGCCTCCACCTTCGCGTTCTTCATCGGTCTGGAGATTGTGCAAGTGCTGGCGAGCATGTCCGTCGGTCTCAACAACAGCCAACTCGACATCACGACCATCATCCACACCAACGTGTACGACATCCCGACCATCGAGTACCTGCTCGTCATCATCATCCTGCTCAACTCCCTGCTGTCCTCGCTGATTATCCGCATCGCCGACGGCGGGCACAAGGTCAACTCCTACATGCACTTCGTCTTCCTGACGTGGGGGTCCAGTTCCATCGCGGTGTTCACTCGAATCGTGGTCGGGTCGTTCCTGAACGTCTAAGTCCGGTGGATGACCGAGAAGGCCGCGAGTCCGCCGACGGCCAGCGCGAACCAGTAACTCGCCACTCGATAGACCAGCGCCACGCTCGCGGCGAGGTCGGTCTGGAGCGCGGTCAGCGCGACCAGCAGGCCGACCAGCGCGAACTCGACGCCGCCGACGCCGCCCGGCGTCGGGACGATACCCGCGATGGAACTCGCCGGAACTACGAACAACACCAGCACCGGACTCAGGTGGACGCCGAGCGTCCGCCCTGCGAGGTAGAGCGGCGCAGCGAAGAACAGCCACCCAACGTAAGCAAATACGAGCGTGTAGGCGAGTTGTCGCCTGCTCGCCGCGATGCGGTCGACGAGGTCGTAGAACTCGTCGATGCGGTTCCGGATGCTTTCGGCGTCGATTCTATCGACGCGTCGGGCGATTGGCGAGGACACTTTCACGACGAGACCTTCGACGAAATTCCGGTGTCGGTAGGACCCGTAGATGGCCAGCGGGAGCAGAACGGCCATCCCGCCGAGTCCGGCGACGAGGACCTCGGCCTGCTTCGGAACTTCGCCCTGTATCAGGAGCGCGAGCGTCCCGAGACCCGCGAACGTGAAGAAGGGGAGCAGGTTCAGCAGGTCGGCGGTGACGACGCTGGCGAGACTGTCCTGATAGTTGGCCTCGGTGTCGGCCGCCAGTACGTAGGCGATGAAAGGACCGCCGCCGGCCTTCCCGAACGGCGTGGCGTAGTCGGCGAAGGTGGCCGCGAAGTAGGTCACGACGATTTTCCGGAAGGGGACGTCGATGCCGACCGTACAGAGGATGACGTCCCACGACTTGGCCCAGACGACGAGCGAGACCAGCGTCGAGACGAAGGCGAACCCAATCCAGACCGGTTTCGCGTTCCGAAAGGTGCGTAGGATTTCCGGCCACCCGATGACCCGACCGAAGAGGTAGAGGAGGACCGCCGCCACGGCGAACCCGGCGATAACTTTGATGGTGGTGCGCCGGTCGAACACCTCGCCGGAGGTTTCGGTGGACATCTACGCCACGAAACGCGCGAGAGACAGTTAGGTTTCTCGGCCCGACTCGCGTGACGCTCGTCCGGTTCTAGCTGGCCCGGACGGACCGAAAAAATATTTACCCTCACTGAGAATTGCTTTTCAAAGAGGAGCACGCCGAAACGGGCGTCTCTCGCCAATCCATGTCCGAAAAGGTCATCGCCGACTTCGTCGCACGCTTCACTCTCGACACGTTCGATTCGCCCGAACCCGTCAAGGGCCGAATCGTCCTCAGTCGGAAGCGTCTCGTGTTAGCCACCGACGAGTCGAAGACAACCGTGCCGCTCTCGGCCATCTTCGACATCAACGTCGGTCACGTTCCCGGCGAACTGGAGTCGTTCTTCCAAGACACCATCACCATCGCCTACCGCGAGGACGACCGCCGCAGAGTCGCCGTCGTGGAGGCCGGGAGCGAGGAGGTCTCTCGGTTCAAGACCGTGCTGTTCAAGGCAGAACTCAACGGGGCCGACGCGAGAATCAAGCACCCGACCCGAATCGGCGGTCGGGTGACCGACGCGTCGTTCCGGCCGGCGAAACTCAAGATACAGTCCGGCGCGGTTCAGTTCGCCGGGGACGAGTCGGTGACCGTGGAACTCGCCAACGTCACCTACTTCAAGAAAGAGAGTCGCGAGACGGGGCCGGTCCTGCTCGTCCGTCACGCCGACGAGGGTCAGTCGGTGACCTCGGAGTTCGCCATCGAGAGCGACCGTAAACTCAACCTACTGGGTCGCTATCTGCGACTCGAATACTCCGAGATAGCCAAAGAAGTCGAGGACGTGACGACCTCAGAAGCGGAGATGGAGGCGCTGGTCGCCATCTACTCGGGTGCCCGAAGCGGGGACCTCGCCGGAACGCTCGGCGTCGATTCGAGTCGGGTCACGATGCTGCTCAACGACCTCCGCGAGAAGGGTCTGGTCGACGAGGGCAAGAAGGGACTCTCGCTGACCGCGCAGGGGCAACTCCTCGTCAGCGACCGCATCGAGACGGTGAACACGTGACCTCCTCGTCATCTCCGGGTTTGGGGGATTTATTCCGAAGTATAAAACACTGCATTTCTCCTGTGGATTTTTATACCGCACCTTGGTAAATATAAACATAGTATGGGGAACGCCATCCGCGTCCTGTTGGTGGACGACGATTCGGCCATCGCGGACCTGACCGCGACGTACTTAGAGCGGGCGAGCGACCGCATCGAGACGGTCGTCGAGACGTCCCCGACCGACGCGCTGGCCCACGTAACCGAGGGCGCGGTGGACTGCGTGGTTAGCGACTACGAGATGCCCGAGATGGACGGCCTGACGTTCTTGGACGAGGTGCGCGAGACCGCTCCGTCGCTCCCCTTCATCCTGTTCACGGGAAAGGGGAGCGAGGAGATAGCGAGCGAAGCCATCTCCGCGGGCGTGACCGACTACCTCCAGAAGGAGACCGGAACCGACCAGTACGCGGTGCTGGCCAACCGGGTCGGCAACGCGGTCGCCCAGTACCGCGCCGAACGCGAGGCCGAGGAGGCCGACGAGCAGATTCGGCGCATCTTCGAGCGTATCACGGACGCGTTCTTCGCACTGGACGACGAGTGGCGGTTTCGCTACGTCAACGAGCGCGCCGCCGACTTCTTCGACTGCGACCCCGACGACGTCCTCGGCGAGGACATACGAGACGCGTTCTCGGTCGGTCTCGGCGACGAGTTCCGCGACGCCTACCGCGAGGCCCTCGAAACGCAGGAGCCGGTGACAATCGAAGCTGAGTCGGTGTTCCGTCCCGGTACGTGGCTGGAGGTGCGAATCTACCCCGCCGAGGACGGTCTGTCGGTGTACTTCCGGAACGTGACCGAGCGCCGTCAGGCCCAGTTGGAACTGCGCGACACCAAGCAGAAGATAGAGGCGCTCCACGACGTGGCCGCGAGGGCGGTGGCCTGCGAGACCGAACAGGCCATCTACGACCTCGCCATCGAGACGGCCGAGGAGATACTCGCCTTCGACCTCTGCACCGTGGACGCCCACGACGACGGCGTGCTCGTGACCAAGACAGTCTCGAAGGTCGTCTCCACGGACGGCTACTACGAGGAGACGCCCGTCGAGGCCGAGGGGAACCTCGCCGCCCGGGCGTACCGTGAAGGGGAGTCGTCGCTGGTCGGCGACCTGCGCGAGACCGACGTGGTGCCCGCCGAGAGCGAGTACCGCTCGGCGCTCAGTGTTCCCATCGGCGACTTCGCGGTCTTTCAAGCGGTCTCGAAGGAACCGAACGGGTTCGACGAGGACGACCGCGAACTGGCCGAACTCCTCGCGGCCCACATCTCGGAGGCGCTGACCCGCGTCCGGACCGAGACCGAACTTCGGGCCGAGCGCGACCGATTCGCCGCGCTGTTCGAGAACGTGCCCAACTCGGTCGTTCGCTACGAGATAGACGGCGTCGACGCCATCTGTAAGTCGGTGAACCCGGCGTTCGAGGACGTGTTCGGGTGGCCCGAGGACCTGATAATCGGCGACGAGGTGGACGACTACATCCTGCCCGCCGACCAGCACCATCAGGGGGAGTCGCTCAACGAACGGGTGAAACGCGGCGACAGAATCGAGGGCGAGGAGGTCAATCGCCGGACTCGCGACGGGTGTCGGGACTTTCTGCTCCACACGGCCCCGGCGGGCAACGGCGAGGCCGAGGCGTTCGCCATCTACGTCGATATCACCGAGCAGAAGGAACGCGAGCGCCAACTCGCGCGCCAGAACGAGCGACTGGAGGAGTTCGCCAGCGTGGTCTCCCACGACCTACGCAACCCACTCAACGTCGCTCTCGGCCGGTTCGACTTCCTCGCAGAGGAGTGTGAGAGCGAACACCTCGCGCCCATCGGTCGGTCGCTCGACCGGATGGACTCGCTGGTCGAGGACCTGCTCACGCTGGCCCGACAGGGACAGGTCGTGGACGCCACCGACCCCGTCTCGCTGTCGTCGGTCGCGGAGGCGGCGTGGGAGACCGTCGATACGAAGGATGCCGGTCTCCGTCTCACCGAAGACGTCGTGGTCGAGGCCGACGACGCGCGGTTCCGCGAACTACTGGAGAACGTCTTCCGCAACGCGGTGGAGCACGGGACCACCGGCAGTCCGCCGTCGGACTCCGACTCGGCGGAACGCACCGCCCGGGTCGAAGTCGGCCCCCTCGACGACCGCGACGGCTTCTACGTCGCCGACGACGGGCCGGGTGTCCCGGAGGACCTGCGCGACCGCGTCTTCGACCACGGGTTCACGACCGAGGACGAAGGGACCGGGTTCGGGCTCGCCATCGTGGAGTCCATCGCCGACGCCCACGGTTGGACGGTCGAAATCGCCGACGAGGACCGGCCCAACTCGACCGGCACCCGTTTCGAGTTCTCGCGAGTGTCGGTCCACGAAGACGAGTCTGCACAACGTTGATGGCGCTCCACATCTGAGAGTCAGATTGTGGCCGCTCACGACGACCACAACGAGGCCGGACGCGGCCGAACTTCGGACGTGGAAGGGTAGCTCAGTGGTAGAGTACCACCGGTTTCCCCGGTGGCAGCCTTACAGGCTTCGCGTGGTTCGACTCCCGCCCCTTCCGCTTTTGCGACGAACATCACGGCGAGCGCTTCGTGCGCTCGCTACTTCGTGAGTCGCAAACAGAGTTCGGAAGGGCGTCGAGCAGACGAGTCGCAGGCCCGGACCGGCGCTTTGCGCCGCACGCCCGGAACGTCTCGTCGGGTTCGACTCCCGCCCCTTCCGCTCACGCTACTTCTCTGCGAGACGGTTCGTCGTCGAGCGTCGGCAATGGCGGGAGCGGTGAGCAATTCCCCTGTTGGCTTCCTCGTGAACCGTACAGCAGATTTCCGAGTATCAGCGTTTCACTGTTCAACGCAGACGCGGACGCCGACCAGAAGCTAGCTACTGCTTGAGCCGAGGAGTCGCCGCGACCGCACAGCCACCGCCCTGCACCGCGACCGCGCCCCGTGCCTCCCCGCTTGCGAGCGCACGAACGCGCTCGCGGCGCGTCCCATGGTCGTGTCGGGGAACGCCTCCGGCGGACGGTCCACCCGTCGATTTTGGCTGTCTTCGAACGTCTGTACAGGTATTAGTGGTCGCTGGCGGGGTCGAATCGAGTGAAAACGAAAGCGCCCGCCTCGCCCGGAAACCCGGCCGCGTCGATTCCCCCGTTAGCGCGGCCCGATGGGTTCGCGCGGGAGCGGTTCGTCGTCCTTGATGTCGGCCGCGACCGAATCCATCGTCTCGACCGACAGCGGGGTGGTCTCTCGGACCGCCGCGAGATGTTCGAGGATGGCCTCCATGCGCTCGAAGTCCCGCTCCTCGGTCAGGTTGTTCGGGTGGAGCCACATGTGGAACACGCCGTCTTCGGTGCTTGCGCGGTCGATACCTCGCTTGGCCATGCTGACTATCGGGTCGTCGCCGACTCGTTCGGCGGCCGCCCGCGCGCGGCCCTCGAAGCAGAACAGGTAGAGCGACGCCGGGACGTTGACCAGTCCGTACTCGTCCTCCTCGGGCGTGACCAGCGTCGGCGATACCGCCTTGCTCGGCCAGCCCAGAAGCTTCGCCGCGGACCCCAGAACGCCGCGGTCGTACCACCGCCGGGGCTGTGTTCCCCGGTAGCACTTGACGCCGTAGGCCGCCAGCACGTCGCGGTGGCCCACGTAGTTCCGCGGAAAGACGACCGAATCGACCGAGAGACCCCGCTCCTCGGAGCGTTCGACGCACTCGCGCATCTCGGCCGACGCTACCTCCCGCGAGACCGACCGCATCTCGACGTGCGAGAAGGTGTGGCAGCCGACCTCGTGGTCGGCGTCGGCGTTCTCTATCGCGTCGACGAGTTTTGACCCGTACCACTGTTCGTCCCGTCCCTCCCACGTGCCGGGGTCGCGCTCGAACCAGTCGTCTGCGACCGGGTGGTCGGCGTGGTCGCCGTCGCAGGAGTCGAGCAGGAGGTGGCCGACGACCGCCCACGTCGCCGGAACATCGTAGTCGTCGAACAGTTCGAGCAGACGGAGCCACGACTCGCGGGCCGTGGCGACCCTGTCCGCTGGCATCCTCTCGCGGTCGTGGAACCCCCACGCGAGTTCGGCGTCGAGGGAGAGTACGACAGAACCCATCGTATCGTAGCTATCGGAGGGTCGGCGAGTAAATCGGACCGACCGTTCAGGAGCGTTCTGCACGGTAATCGGGGGTTTCTACTCGACGGTCACGCTCTTTGCGAGATTTCTCGGCTTGTCGATTGCTCGTTCGAGCAGGTCTGCCGCGTGGTACGACACCAACTGCAACTGGACGTTCGCCAACACGCCCGCGACGTCGGGGTGGGTATCGGGAATCGTCAGCACCTCGTCGGCGTACTGGTGGACCGAGTCCTGTCCGTCGCTGGCGACCGCGACCACGGGTGCGCCCCGTGCCTCGGCCTCCTTGACGTTACCGAGGGTCTTCTCGTCGTTACGTCCGGTGAACACCGCGAACACCGGCGTGTCGGACGTGACGAGCGCGAGCGGTCCGTGTTTGAGTTCGCCCGCGGCGAACCCCTCGGCGTGTTCGTAGGATATCTCCTTGAACTTCAGCGCGCCCTCCAGCGCGACCGGTCGGACCGACCCCCGGCCGATGAAGAAGTACGCGTCGCTGTCGCGGTACTGCTCGGCGACTCGCCGGGCGCTGCTGTAGTCGAGAATCTGCTGGACGTGGCCCGGCAGGTCCGCGAGGGCACCGAGTCGCTCGCGGGTATCGTCGGTCCACGTTCCGGTCACGTCGCGGACGAGACGCTCGGCGAGCAGCGCGAGCGAGACGACCTGCGAGGAGAACGTCTTGGTCGCCGCGACGCCGATTTCGGGTCCGGCCCGGATGAACAGCGCGTCGTCGCACTCGCGGGCCGCGGTCGAACCCACGACGTTCGTCACCGCGAGCGTGGTCGCACCCGAGGCGTTGGCCTGCCGGAGGGCGGACAGAGTGTCGGCGGTCTCGCCGCTCTGCGTGACGCCGACGACCAGCGTGTTCTCGTCCACGGGTGGCTGACCGGTCGCGTACTCGCTGGCGAGGAACGTCTGGGCGGGGACGCCGCCCGCCGAGAGGTACTGCGCGCCGACCAGCCCGGCGTGGTACGAGGTGCCGCAGGCGACGAACTGGACCCGGTCCACGTCCGCGAAGGTCCCGGCGGGGAAGTCTTCGAGGTCGATGTCGCCGGTGGCGGGGTCGGCCCGCCCGCGGAGGGTCTGACGGAGCGCGGCGGGTTGCTCGTGAATCTCCTTGAGCATGTAGTGGTCGTATCCGCCCTTCCCGGCGTCTTCCGGGTCCCAATCGACCGTCTGGACCGACCGCTCTACCGTCTCGCCCTCGGCGGCCGTGATGCGGTGGTCGTCGGACTCCACGACGACGACGTCACCGTCGTCGAGATATATCACGTCGTCGGTGAAGTCGAGGAACGCGGGCACGTCGCTGGCGAGGAAGTACTCGCCGTCGCTCACGCCCAGCACCAGCGGCGACCCCCGTCGCGTGGCGTACACCGCGTGGTCGCGCTCGGTTATCATCGCCACGGCGTAACTTCCCGACAGTTCGTCGAGCGTCGCTCGGAACGCGGTCTCGGGGTCGGCACCCCTCGCGAGTTCCTCCTCCACGAGGTGCGGGATGACCTCGGTGTCGGTGTCGCTCTCGAACTCGTGACCGCGGGCCTGTAGCTCGGACTTGAGTTCGTCGTAGTTCTCGATGATACCGTTGTGGACCACGGCCACGTCGCCCGTGCAGTCGGTGTGGGGGTGAGCGTTGGCGTCGCTCGGCGGGCCGTGAGTGCTCCATCGGGTGTGCCCGATGCCGAGACCGCCGTCCGGTACCTCGTCGGCGAGCGCCTCCTTCAGGTGCGAAATCTCGCCCTCGCGCTTGAACACCTCGGGACCGCCACCGTTCTTGATGGCGACTCCGGCCGAATCGTACCCCCGGTACTCCAGATTCTCGAGTCCCGTGAGCAGTTCGTCGACGGCGTCGTCGTCACCGCCGATTCGGGCGATGATGCCACACATCAGCGGCACACCCCCGTCGTCTCGGTCGCTTGCGTCGTATTGGTAGCTATCATGATTAGAGCATCGTAGTGCGATAGTCGTTCGGGACGGTGTCGTACGGTCCGTCACGTAACCTCCGCCTATCGTTCGCGCCGTCCAATCCATCGCGCATTGTACCGTCCTGACCGCCCTCACGTGCGAGGCGGGTGCTGTTCGACAGATTGCCACCGGACCCCTTTGTTATACGCTCGCTGACCGCAGGGTAGGGCAAAATACGTCGGGCGTAGGGCCGACTTATCGCCGTTCGTCGGTCCGTTCTCGCCGAGCGTACCGCGGTTCGGTCCCCCGTTCGGGCACCGCGTTATTCGAGGGAAGTGGTCACTATCGGTACGGTACCTCACACTTACCCGCGTACAAGGAGGTGGTAACAAAGGTCTCGCCCCGAGTCGTTCCCACGATGACAGCCGAGAGCATTCAGGCGGTCGTTCTCGCGGCGGGCGAGGGAACGCGAATTCGGCCACTGTCGGCGTCGCTCCCCAAACCGATGCTGCCGGTTGCGGACCGACCGCTGGCCGCCCACGCGGCCGACGCCGCCGTGGACGCGGGCGCGGACGAACTCGTGGTCGTCGTCGGTTACGAGGCCGACGCCGTCCGTGACTACTTCGGCGAGGAGTACGCGGGTATCCCGGTGCGTTACGCCGTGCAGGAGTCCCAGTCGGGCACCGCCGACGCGGTGCGTGCGGCCCGCGACCTGTTAGACGGTCCCTTCGCGGTCCTCAACGGCGACAACCTCTACGACTCCGAGAATATCGAAGCGCTGTTCGAGGCGGGACCGGCGGTCGGCGCGATGCGGGTCGAAGACCCCTCGAACTACGGCGTCCTCTCGACGGACGGCGACACCGTCACCGACATCGTCGAGAAACCAACCGACCCACCCACCGACCTCGCCAACACGGGGGCGTACCTGTTTCCCGAGGCGGCCCGCGATTGGCTCGACGTGCCCGAGAGCGAGCGCGGCGAACGCGAGATAACCGACGTTCTCGCGCGCGCCGTCGAGGAGTACGACGTCTCGGCGGTCGAACTCGACAAGTGGCTCGACGTGGGGCGTCCGTGGGAACTGCTGGAAGCCAACGAGTGGAAACTCGGCGAGTTGGACCGCGACCTCCGGGGAACCGTCCACGAGGACGCCGACATCCGGGGCGACGTGGTGGTCGAGGAAGGAGCGACCGTGGACGCGGGAGTGGTAATCGAGGGTCCGGCGCTGGTGCGCTCGGGCGCGAGCGTCGGGCCAAACGCGTACGTCCGCGGCGCGACGCTCGTCGATGAAGACGCCAAAATCGGCCACAGCGTCGAGGTCAAGAACAGCGTCCTCGGCCGAGGCACGCACGTCGCACACCTCAGTTACGTCGGCGATAGCGTGCTGGGTCGCGACGTGAACTTCGGCGCGGGCACGAACGTCGCCAACCTCCGCCACGACGACAAGCCGGTAACGTTCACAGTGAAGGGAGAGCGCGTCTCGACCGGCCGCCGGAAGTTCGGCGTCGTCGCCGGAGACGGCGCGAAAACCGGCATCAACGCGAGTCTGAACGTCGGGACGAAGCTCTCGCCGGGCGTGGGCGTTCCGCCGGGCGAGACGGTCACGCGGGACCGATAGTGGAGGCGAGGT
Encoded proteins:
- a CDS encoding PAS domain-containing protein, with translation MGNAIRVLLVDDDSAIADLTATYLERASDRIETVVETSPTDALAHVTEGAVDCVVSDYEMPEMDGLTFLDEVRETAPSLPFILFTGKGSEEIASEAISAGVTDYLQKETGTDQYAVLANRVGNAVAQYRAEREAEEADEQIRRIFERITDAFFALDDEWRFRYVNERAADFFDCDPDDVLGEDIRDAFSVGLGDEFRDAYREALETQEPVTIEAESVFRPGTWLEVRIYPAEDGLSVYFRNVTERRQAQLELRDTKQKIEALHDVAARAVACETEQAIYDLAIETAEEILAFDLCTVDAHDDGVLVTKTVSKVVSTDGYYEETPVEAEGNLAARAYREGESSLVGDLRETDVVPAESEYRSALSVPIGDFAVFQAVSKEPNGFDEDDRELAELLAAHISEALTRVRTETELRAERDRFAALFENVPNSVVRYEIDGVDAICKSVNPAFEDVFGWPEDLIIGDEVDDYILPADQHHQGESLNERVKRGDRIEGEEVNRRTRDGCRDFLLHTAPAGNGEAEAFAIYVDITEQKERERQLARQNERLEEFASVVSHDLRNPLNVALGRFDFLAEECESEHLAPIGRSLDRMDSLVEDLLTLARQGQVVDATDPVSLSSVAEAAWETVDTKDAGLRLTEDVVVEADDARFRELLENVFRNAVEHGTTGSPPSDSDSAERTARVEVGPLDDRDGFYVADDGPGVPEDLRDRVFDHGFTTEDEGTGFGLAIVESIADAHGWTVEIADEDRPNSTGTRFEFSRVSVHEDESAQR
- a CDS encoding polysaccharide deacetylase family protein encodes the protein MGSVVLSLDAELAWGFHDRERMPADRVATARESWLRLLELFDDYDVPATWAVVGHLLLDSCDGDHADHPVADDWFERDPGTWEGRDEQWYGSKLVDAIENADADHEVGCHTFSHVEMRSVSREVASAEMRECVERSEERGLSVDSVVFPRNYVGHRDVLAAYGVKCYRGTQPRRWYDRGVLGSAAKLLGWPSKAVSPTLVTPEEDEYGLVNVPASLYLFCFEGRARAAAERVGDDPIVSMAKRGIDRASTEDGVFHMWLHPNNLTEERDFERMEAILEHLAAVRETTPLSVETMDSVAADIKDDEPLPREPIGPR
- a CDS encoding CheF family chemotaxis protein encodes the protein MSEKVIADFVARFTLDTFDSPEPVKGRIVLSRKRLVLATDESKTTVPLSAIFDINVGHVPGELESFFQDTITIAYREDDRRRVAVVEAGSEEVSRFKTVLFKAELNGADARIKHPTRIGGRVTDASFRPAKLKIQSGAVQFAGDESVTVELANVTYFKKESRETGPVLLVRHADEGQSVTSEFAIESDRKLNLLGRYLRLEYSEIAKEVEDVTTSEAEMEALVAIYSGARSGDLAGTLGVDSSRVTMLLNDLREKGLVDEGKKGLSLTAQGQLLVSDRIETVNT
- the glmS gene encoding glutamine--fructose-6-phosphate transaminase (isomerizing), producing the protein MCGIIARIGGDDDAVDELLTGLENLEYRGYDSAGVAIKNGGGPEVFKREGEISHLKEALADEVPDGGLGIGHTRWSTHGPPSDANAHPHTDCTGDVAVVHNGIIENYDELKSELQARGHEFESDTDTEVIPHLVEEELARGADPETAFRATLDELSGSYAVAMITERDHAVYATRRGSPLVLGVSDGEYFLASDVPAFLDFTDDVIYLDDGDVVVVESDDHRITAAEGETVERSVQTVDWDPEDAGKGGYDHYMLKEIHEQPAALRQTLRGRADPATGDIDLEDFPAGTFADVDRVQFVACGTSYHAGLVGAQYLSAGGVPAQTFLASEYATGQPPVDENTLVVGVTQSGETADTLSALRQANASGATTLAVTNVVGSTAARECDDALFIRAGPEIGVAATKTFSSQVVSLALLAERLVRDVTGTWTDDTRERLGALADLPGHVQQILDYSSARRVAEQYRDSDAYFFIGRGSVRPVALEGALKFKEISYEHAEGFAAGELKHGPLALVTSDTPVFAVFTGRNDEKTLGNVKEAEARGAPVVAVASDGQDSVHQYADEVLTIPDTHPDVAGVLANVQLQLVSYHAADLLERAIDKPRNLAKSVTVE
- a CDS encoding lysylphosphatidylglycerol synthase transmembrane domain-containing protein, which encodes MSTETSGEVFDRRTTIKVIAGFAVAAVLLYLFGRVIGWPEILRTFRNAKPVWIGFAFVSTLVSLVVWAKSWDVILCTVGIDVPFRKIVVTYFAATFADYATPFGKAGGGPFIAYVLAADTEANYQDSLASVVTADLLNLLPFFTFAGLGTLALLIQGEVPKQAEVLVAGLGGMAVLLPLAIYGSYRHRNFVEGLVVKVSSPIARRVDRIDAESIRNRIDEFYDLVDRIAASRRQLAYTLVFAYVGWLFFAAPLYLAGRTLGVHLSPVLVLFVVPASSIAGIVPTPGGVGGVEFALVGLLVALTALQTDLAASVALVYRVASYWFALAVGGLAAFSVIHRT
- the glmU gene encoding bifunctional sugar-1-phosphate nucleotidylyltransferase/acetyltransferase → MQAVVLAAGEGTRIRPLSASLPKPMLPVADRPLAAHAADAAVDAGADELVVVVGYEADAVRDYFGEEYAGIPVRYAVQESQSGTADAVRAARDLLDGPFAVLNGDNLYDSENIEALFEAGPAVGAMRVEDPSNYGVLSTDGDTVTDIVEKPTDPPTDLANTGAYLFPEAARDWLDVPESERGEREITDVLARAVEEYDVSAVELDKWLDVGRPWELLEANEWKLGELDRDLRGTVHEDADIRGDVVVEEGATVDAGVVIEGPALVRSGASVGPNAYVRGATLVDEDAKIGHSVEVKNSVLGRGTHVAHLSYVGDSVLGRDVNFGAGTNVANLRHDDKPVTFTVKGERVSTGRRKFGVVAGDGAKTGINASLNVGTKLSPGVGVPPGETVTRDR